ataaaaatatgcAGTGAATGATAAAGATAGCTGATGAATAATAAGCGAAGAATGCtaaaagaacgtgatgaatgataaaaataaccgatgaatgataaaaataccaaatgaatgataaaagtagttgatgaatgataaaaaaaatacccgatgaatgataaaaataccaaatgaataataagagtagctgatgaatgattaaaaaaaaaaccccgatgaatgataaaaatacccgatgaatcataaaaataacaaatgaatgataaaagtagttGATGAAGGATaaaaaaatacccgatgaatgataaaaaaaacacttatcttttatcattcatcaaacaattatcattcatctaatTGTTGTCATTCATATAAAAACATTTATCTTTTATCGGAAAACgattatcattcatcataatgGTATCAATAATCAAACACTTCTCATTTATCAAAAAACAGTATCATTCATCaagcatttatcattcatcaaataccagataattgataaaaatatcaaatgaatgataaaagtaactgatgaatgataaacgatgaatgataaaaCCATCATTAATAAGTAGCAATATGCTTACATCAAGGGGAACATTTAGATATTCAATCTCGTTTGTTATCTGATCGTACGGCTCCATTAAGTCAACCACGTTTTGCAAATCGTCTCTAGTCAAAGTCAAACCGAGATGATTAACCAGCATTTTGCTCATCGTCAAAGTCAAAGCCACGATCGTACTTAAACACTCCCATATGAATGataaacgatgaatgataaaaCCATCATTAATAAGTAGCAATATGCTTACATCAAGGGGAACATTTAGATATTCAATCTCGTTTGTTATCTGATCGTACGGCTCCATTAAGTCAACCACGTTTTGCAAATCGTCTCTAGTCAAAGTCAAACCGAGATGATTAACCAGCATTTTGCTCATCGTCAAAGTCAAAGCCACGATCGTACTTAAACACTCCCATATGAAACTCAACATAGATCTAGCTTCGGTGACAGATTTATGTTTGATCACATGCATATTCAGATTTTGGAACCACAAATCTTACATAAAACAATCATACCCATACATCATTCTGTTTAGCAAGTAGCAATGCATTTTTTCAAGCAAGTGAAGATAAATTTCAACATTACAAATGGTCATTTCTTATAAGGTTCAAAGTTATTCTACACTACTATTCATACACATTTTAGATCACTAATTGATCCACGCAAAATAATGCTAAAAaacaaaatataacataacatatataaatactatttttatgagcccgtccgttggacgaaagtttttttttttttttttttttttttttttacatgtattttAGCTTTCTATTTACTTATAATGTTCTTTTTTGATCTTTCTTTTTCCTTATTCTTTTAGTTAATAAAAAAACAAAAGATTGATTTACTAAGAAATATAAACACCTGGATTGAGTTTGAGCCGATGAACTTAGAAGAAGTAGTTCCAGTAGCCAACTAAGTACTAGGCATGCAAGAGATGTACCAATGGTCAATTGTTGCTGCTGCGACTCACATAACAATGATACTTGCAGTTCCAATGGTTGCTCCTCTTTCTTTCCACGTACATAAACCTTTTGCTACACATCACAAACATAGAGGAAACCAACAAATGAATAAAGTAATGGTTTCTTGAATAAGGTTGGACTAAAAGAATAACTTTGATTAAGTACATTACTAGTCATCGCATAACAATGATACACAAATTACAAGTTCTTAATGTCATAGCACTGTAGCAGTATGTGACGAGATCAATCAAAGATTTTGAAACTAAGATGCAGCATGACTAATTCTATAAAGATCAGTTAGCCAAAAGATATTGCAGGTCCTACTAAATTTAATGATCTCTATTTCAGTATCTACTGGATGGAGCATAACCATCCTCAAATACAGTTAGAGCCAAAACATATGGCTCAGTTTGGCACTAATATCTTCTTTAGTTGATACAGAGAGAAGTAATATGTACTTTCTGCATAATTCGAGCCCAAGTAAATGATCTTTTTAGACCGATATATCCTTGCATCTATATAGAACTGCTTTATATGTTGTTAAACAGAGGTTCAAGAATATCACCAACTCTGCTTTAATGATTGAAATAGAAACAAAAGTGTCTCATCTAAAATCAAAATTGTCATAAGTAATCTAAAATCAAAATTGTCAAAGACccttatcaaataagtatcatgtcTATCATTATTGTCAGTTAATTATTGATGCTTTTATTAAGATTAATCAGAAAACTAAACCCTTAAAGAAGTAAAGACAACTAAGTAATCAATAGTGAACAAGATTTATTATCTTACCATGTCAGAAGTGACTTTTTTGACCCGATCCTCAACACGAGCCCGTACAGTACTTCCATATACATTACATCGAACAGAAATACTTTTAGGCAACTTAACCCGCTCCACATCCGTTTTCTTAATCCGATCCACATTCTCCACTCCAAGCGCTGCTCGTTTATCACTTACATTCTTTCCTTTCTCTCCGATTCTCATCCTGCCAAAACGATCAATAATAGAATGATCCTTCACATGTGGAAACACATTCACATTATGGTAAGAACTCGAAGCTGCTGCTTGTCgtttatcacttatatatatatatggacaggatcaatggggaagtaaccaatcggggggaagcaatttttttttccgttttttttggaacttttttccggcatcaagatcacacgaaaatatgaacatttagaaaagacacttcgtgatgaatgttattattttggcgggaaaacgatcgacaaaaataacattcaagataatattgttcgtgaagaatgtgaacgttttttttcatgttttgtgaagtaaaatttagcccgatttagagtttagggtttagggtttaatgtttagggtttggtgttttgggtttattccataaacccaaaacaccaaaccctaaaccctaaactctaaaccgttcgtgttaaaaactaaatctaaatcctaaatttctaaaccctaatatctaaaccctataaaccctaatatctaaaccctaatatctaaaacctcaacatacgctcgaaaaacacgataattgttatatattacttcttcgagcgttttcccgtcaaataaaaacatttatcacaaagtgtctttattaaatattcatattttcatccaatctataatgttcgtgaacaaagttttttcaaaaaacgaaaaaaaaaattgcttccccccgctttccctgagtggttacttcccccttgatcctaccactatataggggcatgatcaatggggaagtaagcaatcggggggaaacggggggaagcaaaaaaaaaattttccccttttttttttgaatttttttttccggcatcaagatcacacgaaaatatgaacatttagaaaagacacttcgtgaagaatgttattatttaggcgggaaaacgatcgacaaaaataacattcaatataatattgttcgtgaagaatgtgaacgttttttttcatgttttgtgaagtaaaatttagcccgatttagagtttagcgttaggtgttttgggtttattccataaacccaaaacaccaaaccctaaaccctaaactctaagccgttcgtgttaaaaactcaatctaaatcctaaatctaaaccctaaaccctaaaccctaaatttctaaaccctaatatctaaaacctcaacatacgctcgaaaaacacgataattgttatatattacttcttcgagcgtttccccgccaaaataaaaacatttatcacaaagtgtctttattaaatgttcatattatcatccaatctataatcttcgtgaaaaaagttttttttttttttaaaaaaaataaaaaatatttgcttccccccgcttggttacttccccattgatcctacgactatatatatatatatatatatatatatatatatatatatatatatatatatatatatagtggtaggatcaagagggaagtaaccaataggGGGAAGCGAGgggaatcaaattttttttttttcgttttttgaaaaaactttgttcacgaacattatagattggttgaaaatatgaacatttaataaagacactttgtgataaatatttttattttggcgggaaaacgctcgaagaagtaatatataacaattatcgtatttttcgagcgtatgttgaggttttagatattagggtttagatattagggtttagatattagggtttatagtgtttagatattagggtttagaaatttagggtttagggtttagatttagggtttagatttaggatttagattgaatttttaacacaaacggtttagagtttagggtttagggtttggtgttttgggttgatggaataaacccaaaacaccaaaccctaaaccctacaccctaaaccctaaattctaaatcgggctaaattttacttcacaaaacatgaagaaaaaaaaacgttaacattcttcacgaataatattatcttgaatgttatttttgtcgatcgttttcccgccaaaataataacattcatcacgaagtgtcttttctaaatgttcaaaatttcatctaatctataatgttcgtgaacaaagttttttcaaaaaacgaaaaaaaaaaaaaaaaattttgcttcccccgctttcccccgattggttacttctccattgatcctgcccatatatatatatatatatatatatatatatatatatatatatatatatatatatcttcatgttACCCCTTCAATGAGTTGTGTCTCCAACTTCGTGGGACCCATCCTCTGTTGACTAGGATCGGCATCTGCAAGGTACAAAAGTTTTCAAGTATTAGACCTTTGTGAGCAGTAACTTACCAAGTTAGATTTTTAACAAGATAATTTTCTTTTTTACTCCTTTTTTCTATTATTTAAGATTTTAACTATGATCGATCAACGTTAGCAATAAATGGAAAATATAATCTATGTACAGGGTATAACCATATACAACTATACAAGTAATGTTGAACCAACCTTTCAGTACTAGTCGGACTACATCAAAACCCCGACAATTCGAGGACTATTTGGGGGACTTTTCAACCACTATAACTAGTAATACTGTTTTGTCTTAAGTTTCTCTTTTACTGTTCTATTATCCCTTTTATCCCTTTTTTGTATATCCAACTCGCACGATAAACACTTTGTAGGTTACcaaaaataaatatacaaatgaactTTTGGctttcaaaatacaattttcgaggCACAGCCTATATATGTATTACACTAGTTCCTACGGTACTACTTGAATATTCTTCTTAGCAAATAAACTAAAGATTCATGTTTAATAGAATACGGAGGAAAAACACGCATATCTACAAGAACAAAACCCAATCTCACAAAAGTAGGGTATGAGGGAGGTAACATGTAGAAAATCCTTCCCCTATCATGGAAGGAGAAGTCATTCTCCACCAAGAGTGGAAcactccaagagtagagaaagtcctctttctcaatgttctatggatagagagattacttctaaatggacctccggccaataaataggttaataaaaggaaaaaaattatgagacgctatgaaaatggtagaaatcaaatttccatgggttttaaacctACCTGAAGTTCAATTTAGGCATGTGACAGTCAAGtcaatcgacgcttgctgttgactcgATTAATATCTCTACACTTAAAATACAGTGTATTATGCATGAATCATCATTTCCTAGCTGTGGAGCATATACTGCATATCTACTCTACACTCGTTGCAATGGTACCACTTGAATATCCTTCTTAGCAGATAAGTTAGAGAGTCATGTTACTTTTTGATCAGAGGCTAAAGGCACTACTCAATAAGTTGGGCAATACAAAAAAAATTAAACAACTTAACAGTTCATCTGAAGTAGCATATATATAACCTTTGCAGGTATTCTTAAGGGATGCCAAGTACCCAATTCAAAAGTTAAGAAATTTGGCATTCTATTTAACGACATTCTGCCCTTGACAAATTTCATTATATGGTAGCTACTGATGGTTCCATAACTTTGAGGAAGTACCTCTACAACAATACGAGGATATCATAATTGTAATATGAATACTTTACACGTGCTCTATAAAAAAATCTGAAAATGTGAATTTTTGTTTGTGTACAGATTCTAATATTTGAGGTCTCAGGTCTGCATTATCTTCAAGCCCTGATCTACATACATATTTTCAAACATGCTGTGCGTTATGTTAATAACTAGCACAACATTCATGAGATATAAGTTTCTATACATTCTGTAAACATTCTTAGAAAGTTCACAAAAGTTCCACCTTTtgatgttaaaaataaataaattagcaTGTTTAACTTTAAATCATCAGCACTAGCATTCTCTATAAGGTACTCTAGTATATAGAGTAGGTGAACTAAATTAACAAATTAAACAAGACGTGTAAAGATTAATAAGCAATGTAGCAGTTACAACCGTTGTTCAAAACCCTAGCAATGGAAATCGATTATCTCACTTAAAGCTTAATGAATCGCATGAGCAATTGGTTGGATAACTAACCTTGATTCTAATTAATGATAAATAGTTGAGCGTAAGCTTGATTTCAATTTCAATCGTACCGTACCATAAGTTTCAATAGGAACTCCGCTTAGGTCCCCGATTACGATGATTTCAATCGTACCATCGATGAAGATCCCCGTCATGATTATGACGTTTCTCGCATCTGTCACAATGATTACTTGAGCGTAATCGGTACTGTTGTGTTCAATTGGTTACAAACGAGATCGGGAGCCAAAGAAAAAATTACCATCAGTATGTTTGATGTTTGTTTCATCTCTTATAAAATTACCTTAATTTATCCACGATTTGGATTCAAACTTTAGGAAGTTGCATAATTTGTTTAGATCTGGAAATTCAGAGTTGTGTTTGAATATCTGGGTATGAAAATTTAGGGGAGTAGAAAGAAGATAAATTAAGGAAGAAGTAAAATGACGAAATTagcctcagatgcgtagcatgtcTCGAGAGTTAAAGGATTTTTTTAACGACGGTTAGGGTTTGGGACCAGTGGCGAATCTAGGATGAAAATCCTATGGGGtcccaaaaaaaaatttcgaagCTAATTATATTTTAAGGGCactttagtggttgtttacttTCAAAAAACTCATTATTTTACAAATATATGGGGCTCTATACTTAAATTTAATtgtgtcctatacaatttgaagagtacataatattaaaaaaatttcaaactaatggggtcataggaccccacccCTAAAGCACTAGGTTCGCCTGTTTGGGACTGTGAATGCAAGATGTGCAAACCACGAGGACTGTCCATACAATAAAAATAGTTTAGGAACTGAACGTGTAATTTGTGTAAACCACAAGGACTGTTTTCGTAATCATGTCTATATTTAACTTGAGGGGGGTGTTTTGTACAGATAAAGATGAAGAATGACAAACCTAGCTAGAAGCATGAGAAGATCAAAATCTCGTCACTTCATTTTGCAATAATTGAAAATTGGGCATTGAATCAGTTGACTTGTTGAGCGTAATAGGCTCCCCAACAGCTAGTATATGTCTGTTTTCTTTCCAAAGAGTGTGTCATGTACGTACTCGTTATCAGAAGGGGTGTCGAAGTGCAATGGTGGTGGCCAGGGGCGGAACATTAGCTACTCCGGAGGGGGAGCTCGCCCCGTCTCACTTTTTCGGGAAAAAAGTTTTACACTATAAATTTTcttttttactaaaaaataaggtttttttagtgtttacccctcCTGTCACTAATTTACCCACTCTGtggtcgggttcaagttccgccactggtgGTGGCCTGGGGGATCGAAGCTGGTGAAGGAGTTGGTGGTAAGGAGGTCGAACGCTGTGTCGATAAAAGACAGAGTAAGATTAAGGTGAAAAGAGGTGACTCTAATTCGTTTTGTTTACCAGATAACAAGGACGACATCGATTTTAGAGAAGCAGTACAAAATTTGTTTAAAGATCACGTGGTTGTCGATGAAGGTGGTAATAGATTTTGAATAAGGTGTCGATCGGTAACGTTGGTTTCTTTGAAGGGTTGGTGAATGAAGGGGTGATTCCTCCATCATCGAAATCAGGTACGCGTATTAGCAATGACACGTCAAATGTGCTTTCCAACTTGTATGTCAATCGATCGTGTAAATGTGTTAATCGTATTAAAGTTGGTGGTGTGGTAGTTAAACCGATTATCAAGAACCGGAAAGGTAATTGTGCAATTGAGAAGAGTAAGTAGTGTTAGGTAGTTCTTTGTATGTTTTTTGTTTCTTGTTTTTGCTAGTTTAGTGTGTTGGTACTTCATGTTCACTTTGTTGTTTATAGATTGTTTGGTTTGTGTGtggctgtaacgacccggattttttcgctaatatattgaagattaatatttacataattaatgtttccaacatgttaagcaatcaaactcattaagaattggttatttgcaatgaattttatacaaacgtttggccacccagtttgtctgacgattcacgaacgtcataaattgaaataattatataatgatgtatatatggatatatatatacttatgatttgttaaaatgatatttaagtatctcattatatataataacaattggttatatacataaaatcttattttatatggatatgaaatatatccaaaatccatggttaaactctaattggaagtatgtttttcaaaagagtcatcaagatgtcgttcttacgacggatatgactatcttcttgtatttgacacctaagctgtattttcgactataaacatatactttttctgtttagattaataagtaatggttcgatacaaaaccatggcaagtcaaatcactcaaaacggatttgtaacgatgaaattataggtaaaacaaaattggatatttttgtttgtttttagctacggttttgattaataaaaatggatgctaaccttatcatagctaacttaccttgtatcctacatgtatttatacatgtcttgtttccgaacttatggaaatataatttataatagtcgtgattaagttctacgacaatatattatagtcttaataaagattgtaaggcaccatatatatatgacttgatcaccgtggattcgtatacaaagttttgacatatcattttgacttcttctatatatattattggaacgaactattagacaccattggcagtaatctcgagttagctgttgaaaggacccgttcatatacattataaacgattcacaatagttgattacattgcgaggtatttgacctctatatgatacattttacaaacattgcattcgtttttaaaagacaatctttctttacatcgaaaattgacaggcatgcatatcatttcataatatccactatccaactataaattgatttaataataatctttgatgaactcaatgactcgaatgcaacgttcttcgaaatatgctatgaaagactccaagtaatatctttaaaatgagcaaatgcacagcggaagatttctttaacacctgagaataaacatgctttaaagtgtcaaccaaaaggttggtgagttcattagtttatcataatcatttatttccatcattttaatagaccacaagaatttcatttccagttctcataaatatacgtcccatgcatagagacaaaaataatcattcatatggtgaacacctggtaaccgacattaactagatacatataagaatatcccctatcattccgagatcctccttcggacatgatataaatttcgaagtactaaagcatctggtactttgaatggggtttgttaggcccaatagatctatctttaggattcgcgtcaattagggtgtctgttccctaattcttagattaccagacttaataaaaaggggcatattcgacttcgataattcaaccatataatgtagtttcgattacttgtgtctatttcgtaaaacatttataaaaattgcgcatgtattctcagcccaaaaatataaagggtaaaaaggcaaatgaaactcaccatactgtatttcgtagtaaaaatacatataacgtcattcaacaagtgcaaggttggcctcggattcacgaacctaaattaattatatatatttatgtgttggtcaatatttgtctaacaaattaggttaagtcatagtgtaccacaatcctaatgctcgagagagatatgcaaaagtcaacaaaagtaaatttgactcaaaataatttccaaaaatctatacatgattaatatatagtttaaatatcgtcgttttatatttttaaatatttttaaaagatttattagagtaaataatataatttatttattaataaataaaattttatattaaatttatataataaaatatacttttatatatattaagtaataaaatttataggattcatttaatatcataaagataatatgataggtattattaaagtaagttattacacgtagtaaaatatgtttgtatcacatatttatttgataaaataatatctataatgatagtaagtaaaagttgtattattttgtaataataattattattataaaaatatcaatatttataattactaagatgacattatgataaaacgataattctaattatgataactttaatatttacgataatttttaatattatctttaaaataataattctatttaaaataataataataatgatattttatagtaacaatgacatttctattaaaatgataatttttgttaaaatgatagttttaatactaacgatacttttaataataatagtaatgataaaaataataagaacgataattttatctaaatcaatatcttataatattttaatttcatcatgatactcttactcattatttcctaatcgtttcgtttaatagcttttaatcgtcttttatatcgtgttcataataatgataataatagtaatcaaaataattagatgttacaaatatttgttttaaatacactaatattaataatgatagttactataacattattaacgataatactaataattatcttaatgataatatagtaataataataataacaataacaataaccatttttaaataatgatatatatattaataacgataataataataataataataatactaataataataataataataataataataataataataataataataataataataataataataataataataataattggataataataataatactaattataactttaacgataataacgatagtaataataaaaaaataacaatttttaatgataaatcccttttattgataaagataataataatcataataataagataaaactagaacgacgataaaaacgacgataataataatcatttttaataaaaatatcaaaaattcaattgattataacttctaatccgttcatcgaaaccattcgatatctaaaggaaaagttcttaatttttcgctagctttccaaggacatgcatatcttataccttatctcaaccgcaagtgtaactaattcaatattcaacctaacctgtctaagggcaatattaaaagtacaagcatgcataatcctaaatactcgagcactagtcagggatacactattagtatgtaaaagttaaattatgagtactcacgtatcaatattaagattcaatattgcaggaaaggtacgtagacgcaacggaaataataaacactatattgacctcacgagcatacccatgaaccatactcaatcacctccatagctataacccataatttccttaatcctatcccactcgaaaaacaatttcgaaatcactcggacagcactccgtcgtaatattttatgtatactaataatatcttgaaataatacggagtaaatatatatatgtaaatcgattgagagagtttagagaaaaatattttcaagtttctatgaaataatgaaacctattgaattctatttataatagatttttgaattattaaagtgaattattaaagtatgaattattaaagt
The window above is part of the Rutidosis leptorrhynchoides isolate AG116_Rl617_1_P2 chromosome 1, CSIRO_AGI_Rlap_v1, whole genome shotgun sequence genome. Proteins encoded here:
- the LOC139877696 gene encoding uncharacterized protein isoform X2: MPILVNRGWVPRSWRHNSLKGMRIGEKGKNVSDKRAALGVENVDRIKKTDVERVKLPKSISVRCNVYGSTVRARVEDRVKKVTSDMQKVYVRGKKEEQPLELQVSLLCESQQQQLTIGTSLACLVLSWLLELLLLSSSAQTQSRVPWQFVIRSLPPVQYISWRFCYSFWVG
- the LOC139877696 gene encoding uncharacterized protein isoform X1, which translates into the protein MPILVNRGWVPRSWRHNSLKGMRIGEKGKNVSDKRAALGVENVDRIKKTDVERVKLPKSISVRCNVYGSTVRARVEDRVKKVTSDMQKVYVRGKKEEQPLELQVSLLCESQQQQLTIGTSLACLVLSWLLELLLLSSSAQTQSSMHWFALYNLRVPWQFVIRSLPPVQYISWRFCYSFWVG